One Bacteroidota bacterium genomic window carries:
- the bcp gene encoding thioredoxin-dependent thiol peroxidase — translation MAFIEEGKTAPEFSGTNQKGERITLSSFRGKKVILYFYPKDNTPGCTAESCNLRDNYSNLLQKGFEVIGVSPDSEKSHAGFASKYELPFHLIADTDQKILKQYGAWGLKKMYGKEYEGVLRTTYVINEQSLVEKLITKVDTQNHSAQILQELGL, via the coding sequence ATGGCATTTATCGAAGAAGGAAAAACAGCTCCCGAATTCAGCGGAACCAACCAGAAGGGTGAACGAATAACATTGTCCTCATTCCGGGGAAAAAAAGTAATTCTTTACTTTTATCCAAAAGACAACACACCGGGCTGTACTGCCGAATCATGTAACCTGCGCGACAATTACAGCAACCTGCTCCAGAAAGGTTTTGAGGTAATTGGTGTAAGCCCCGACAGTGAAAAGTCGCATGCCGGTTTCGCCTCGAAATACGAACTGCCATTTCACCTCATTGCCGATACCGACCAGAAGATTCTGAAGCAATACGGTGCCTGGGGACTTAAAAAAATGTATGGAAAAGAATATGAAGGTGTATTGAGAACCACTTATGTCATCAACGAGCAAAGCCTGGTAGAAAAACTTATCACAAAAGTTGATACCCAAAACCATAGTGCCCAGATACTTCAAGAGCTGGGCTTATAA
- a CDS encoding DUF3127 domain-containing protein produces MEIQGKIVQLLPEQKGEGRNGQWRKKEYVLETQDQYPKKVIFNLWSEKIDQFPVKEGDKVKVHFDLESREFNGRWYTDVKAWKIENQGTAPSNLPPLPDENAFDNPPLPGEDDLPF; encoded by the coding sequence ATGGAAATTCAAGGTAAAATAGTGCAGCTGCTTCCGGAACAAAAAGGCGAAGGCCGCAACGGACAATGGCGCAAAAAAGAATATGTGCTCGAAACACAGGATCAATATCCCAAAAAAGTGATTTTCAATCTCTGGAGCGAAAAAATTGACCAATTTCCTGTAAAAGAGGGCGACAAAGTAAAGGTGCATTTCGACCTGGAAAGCCGGGAATTTAACGGCCGCTGGTATACCGATGTAAAAGCCTGGAAAATTGAAAACCAGGGTACAGCGCCCAGCAATCTCCCACCCCTGCCCGATGAGAATGCTTTCGATAACCCTCCTCTGCCAGGAGAAGACGATCTTCCTTTTTAA
- a CDS encoding NAD(P)H-binding protein, with protein MKNTLVIGSTGLVGSHLVRELEAHAGVETIRLLVRKSGVAAGKKTEVIVSDFSKESLSEAMQGISAVFICLGTTIIKAGSIQAMEAIDRDLPIQIASFASQNGVKQLAAVSSVGANAKSGNYYLRIKGEMEQGIQKIGFENLALVRPSLILGDRNEKRFGESFAKVMMRAAGFLFVGKLRKYKAIHARTIARAMIHILEQNNQKIVFESDTLQVLGQ; from the coding sequence ATGAAAAACACACTCGTTATTGGAAGCACCGGATTGGTAGGAAGCCACCTGGTTCGCGAACTGGAAGCCCATGCCGGCGTCGAAACCATTCGCCTTCTGGTAAGAAAATCCGGTGTTGCCGCTGGCAAAAAAACCGAAGTAATTGTAAGCGATTTCTCAAAAGAATCTTTGTCTGAGGCCATGCAAGGGATTTCAGCAGTTTTTATCTGCCTGGGCACTACCATTATAAAAGCCGGCAGCATACAAGCAATGGAAGCCATCGACCGCGATTTACCCATACAAATAGCCAGCTTTGCAAGCCAGAATGGTGTGAAACAACTGGCAGCAGTGTCTTCTGTCGGGGCTAATGCGAAATCGGGCAATTACTACCTGCGCATTAAAGGTGAAATGGAACAAGGCATTCAAAAAATTGGTTTCGAGAATCTTGCTCTTGTAAGACCCTCCCTTATTTTGGGAGACAGAAACGAAAAACGCTTTGGAGAAAGCTTCGCAAAAGTGATGATGCGAGCTGCAGGCTTTCTTTTCGTCGGCAAATTACGTAAATACAAAGCTATCCATGCACGCACCATTGCCCGTGCCATGATACACATTTTAGAGCAAAACAATCAAAAAATAGTGTTTGAGTCAGACACACTGCAGGTTTTAGGACAATAA
- a CDS encoding type III polyketide synthase: MSRIISIGTALPKYCTPQEDILKFMQTAYKNNTASRKLKLLFHQSGIKKRYSVVPDFNPDCSDRIIFATGKTAPNVEERLLVYKEHAASLAIDAIHKAIKKLNSTPAEIKISHLITVTCTGLYSPGIDTEIMERLQLPNDIFRTSVNFMGCNAAFPALKIADMIVKTDENAKVLVVCVELCTLHFQPKDNTDNLLSNTIFGDGAAAVLVVSNKAAKQNSQKGLEMNGFYSLLLDKGKNFMAWNIKSLNFEMVLDPAIPDFIGSHSKEIVSKASLNLNIDPLKINKWAVHPGGKRILDALKKQLELSTEDLQHSYKVFEENGNMSSPTILFVLNEMMHSSHKPEETILAIGFGPGLSIETAKFTYAE; encoded by the coding sequence ATGAGTAGAATAATTTCAATCGGAACTGCTTTACCAAAATATTGCACCCCACAAGAGGATATCTTAAAATTCATGCAGACGGCCTATAAAAATAATACTGCATCGCGGAAGCTAAAATTGCTGTTTCATCAAAGTGGTATTAAAAAGCGCTATTCCGTTGTTCCAGACTTTAATCCTGATTGTTCGGACAGAATTATTTTTGCTACCGGTAAAACAGCACCAAATGTGGAAGAAAGATTACTCGTGTATAAAGAGCATGCTGCTTCTTTGGCAATTGATGCCATACACAAGGCTATTAAAAAGTTGAATAGCACCCCTGCGGAAATTAAAATTAGCCATTTAATTACCGTCACTTGCACCGGATTGTATTCACCCGGCATCGATACCGAGATTATGGAGCGGTTACAGCTTCCCAACGATATCTTCCGAACATCGGTAAATTTTATGGGTTGTAATGCTGCATTCCCGGCCCTGAAAATTGCAGATATGATTGTCAAAACCGATGAAAATGCAAAAGTGCTGGTAGTGTGTGTGGAGTTGTGCACCCTACATTTTCAACCTAAGGACAATACCGATAATTTGTTGTCGAACACCATTTTCGGCGATGGGGCTGCGGCTGTTTTGGTTGTTTCGAATAAGGCTGCCAAACAGAATAGCCAAAAAGGATTGGAAATGAATGGTTTTTACTCGCTGTTGCTGGACAAAGGAAAAAACTTTATGGCGTGGAACATTAAGTCTTTAAATTTCGAAATGGTTTTAGATCCTGCAATACCTGATTTTATAGGCAGTCATTCAAAGGAAATTGTTTCAAAAGCGAGCTTAAACCTGAATATCGACCCTTTAAAAATAAATAAGTGGGCTGTGCACCCTGGTGGTAAAAGAATACTGGATGCCCTAAAAAAGCAACTGGAACTTAGCACCGAAGATTTGCAACATTCCTACAAGGTATTTGAGGAAAATGGAAATATGTCTTCTCCCACCATTTTATTTGTACTGAATGAGATGATGCATTCAAGTCATAAACCCGAAGAAACCATACTTGCCATTGGGTTTGGACCGGGATTAAGCATCGAAACAGCAAAGTTTACCTATGCCGAATAA
- the mnmD gene encoding tRNA (5-methylaminomethyl-2-thiouridine)(34)-methyltransferase MnmD, with translation MEVKIIETADGSSSLFVPGLNECYHSVHGAVQESMHVFIAAGLQSISKNSIRIFEMGYGTGLNFLLTYLNRGIHSIDYHAIDAFPLKDAVIKKLNYVQNLSLKPEEAELFERFHQSEGRVLHHECFSWHKSKCTLENYEAQVKFDLIYFDAFAPAIQPELWTIEVFEKLFAILNPGGILTTYCAKGQVRRNMQAAGFVTERLPGPPGKFEMLRASHP, from the coding sequence ATGGAAGTAAAAATTATCGAAACCGCAGACGGTTCCTCGTCGTTATTTGTTCCCGGCCTTAACGAGTGCTACCATAGTGTTCACGGCGCAGTGCAGGAATCGATGCATGTGTTTATTGCAGCCGGACTGCAAAGCATATCCAAAAACTCCATTCGTATTTTTGAAATGGGTTACGGCACGGGCTTAAATTTTCTGCTGACCTACCTGAACCGGGGCATACATTCCATTGATTATCATGCCATCGATGCCTTTCCACTGAAAGATGCTGTGATAAAAAAGTTAAACTACGTTCAAAACCTTTCACTTAAACCGGAGGAAGCTGAACTTTTCGAACGTTTTCATCAATCGGAAGGAAGGGTGCTGCACCACGAATGTTTCAGCTGGCATAAAAGTAAATGTACGCTGGAAAACTACGAAGCTCAGGTAAAATTCGACCTCATCTATTTCGATGCCTTTGCGCCTGCCATTCAACCCGAACTCTGGACTATTGAGGTGTTTGAGAAACTGTTTGCCATACTAAACCCCGGCGGGATTCTTACCACCTATTGTGCCAAAGGACAGGTACGACGCAACATGCAGGCTGCGGGTTTTGTTACCGAAAGGCTGCCCGGACCGCCCGGAAAATTTGAAATGCTTCGTGCCAGTCATCCATAG
- a CDS encoding UbiA prenyltransferase family protein, with protein MAKFIINPYLFDCSTVKHLRFPFSFFLMPVFLFALSQANSVNWLSTAIAFFILHLLVFPSSNGYNSYQDRDESSIGGLKHPPKVSENLFYVTLMFDIAAVLLALLVSIFFSLFVLIFISMSRAYSYRRIRLKKYPIVGFLTVFIFQGAFVYLMAFTAISGFSVEVLSLNHIICMSVSSLFIGSVYPLTQIYQHEADKKDGVISISYKLGYKGTFIFSAILFSIATLILFYYFSLTSKPGQWVVFIIMMLPVIIKLNIWFNKVRKDTRYANFENTMTMNLLTSACMNSYFLILILNKSFTWF; from the coding sequence ATGGCTAAATTCATTATCAATCCCTATTTGTTTGATTGTAGCACCGTAAAACACCTTCGTTTTCCGTTTTCTTTTTTTTTAATGCCTGTGTTTCTTTTTGCCTTAAGTCAGGCAAACAGTGTGAACTGGCTATCCACTGCCATTGCATTTTTTATTCTCCACCTCTTGGTTTTTCCCTCCAGCAATGGGTATAATAGTTACCAGGATCGAGATGAGAGTAGTATAGGCGGGCTAAAGCATCCTCCAAAGGTTTCTGAAAACTTATTTTATGTAACCCTCATGTTTGATATTGCGGCTGTGCTTTTGGCTTTATTGGTTTCAATTTTCTTTTCGCTTTTTGTGTTGATTTTTATAAGCATGTCCAGGGCTTATAGCTACAGAAGAATCCGATTAAAGAAATATCCCATCGTTGGGTTTCTAACCGTATTTATTTTTCAGGGTGCCTTTGTATACCTGATGGCGTTTACGGCAATTTCCGGCTTTTCAGTTGAAGTTTTGTCGCTTAATCACATTATTTGTATGAGTGTATCCAGTTTATTTATTGGCAGTGTTTATCCCCTGACCCAAATTTATCAGCACGAGGCCGATAAAAAGGATGGGGTAATCAGCATAAGCTATAAACTTGGATATAAAGGAACCTTTATTTTTTCAGCCATCTTGTTTTCAATTGCCACGCTAATCCTTTTTTATTATTTCAGTTTAACAAGCAAACCGGGCCAATGGGTCGTTTTTATTATCATGATGCTTCCTGTAATTATTAAATTGAACATCTGGTTTAATAAGGTTCGCAAGGACACGCGGTATGCTAATTTCGAAAATACCATGACTATGAACCTCTTGACATCCGCTTGTATGAATTCATATTTCCTGATTTTGATTTTGAATAAATCCTTTACCTGGTTTTAA